GCTAAAGGTAACATACATAAATCCTTTTTTATCAAATGCTAAAGATTTAGCATTATGCCACCTTTTAGGAAAATAATCAGTTAATATTACTTCTGGGCTGCCTTCAGGTATTAACTTGTCTTTAGTGAGTTTTTGTCGGTAAATAACTTGTTCCGAACTAAAATATAGGTATTCATTATGAATTCGCATTTCTGTTGCAAAAGTGCCATCATTAGGATAGTTGCCAAATCGGGTTTTAATATCGGCAATGCCATTACCCGTAGTATCTCGTAATGCCATGTTGCCATTTGTTCCTTCAGGTTCTCTTAATTTGGCATAGATGTCACCGTTTGTATTAACGGCTATGTGCCTTGACGGTCCAATACTATCTACAACTACTAGCGCAGAAAAGCCATCTGGAAAAATTAAGCCTCCATTAATTTCATGTTTTATGGGAGTTGATTTTGTTTCTTTGATTTTGGTATTGGGCTCTGGAAGCTTATTATTTGTTGGTGTGATTGTTTTGTTTTCCGTGCTGTTTTTACAGGAGAATAGTATTAATGTAAAAATTAAAAGTAAGTATCGATTCATTTTGTATGAAATAGTTCCTTGTTATGGTTATTGAAAAATTCGTATATAAAATATTTTGTTAATCAATATAATATAAAGGTATTGAATTACTTAAAGAGATAAATTAAAAAAGGGCGTAAACAATGTTTACACCCTTTTTAAAATTACATGATTTTTCTTATAAATCTAAAGGCAAGCAGAAATCAAATAGGCTTTCCCCAGAAGTTGGAGATGGACCTAAATCTAACACTGTATCACCGTTTGCAGAAATTACTTGGAAATTATTCTCCTCATCGTAAGAACCACTGTTATACACAATTTGAATTTCTACAGTTCCAGCTGGTACAGTAAATGTATGTGTAGTAGAACTACCATCAGCGTGCGAATAATCTGTTGAAACTCCATCTATAGTTACTGATAGCGAAGCACCATTCCATGAATCTCCATAGCTATCTTGAAGTTCAAGTGTCCATTCACCTGCTGTAGGAGCGATAGGTGGGCAAACTAATGGTATAGTATAAATAAACGGCGATCTAAAGTAAGATCCGCCAGATACAGTACTATTTAAGTTATCATTAGAAAATGATCTACCATCTGTTAAGTTTAACACATATCTAATAGTAAAACTATCTCCTCCAGTATAATCACTTGGTGATAAACCTAAAGCTGATGCCAACTCTCCCAGAGTGGTATTAACCGTAATTGAAGGTAAACCAAAATCGTTAGCAGAAAATGCCGAAGCTGGTAGTGTAGTTACTAAAGCTTCACTTGAAGAAGTTCCGGCTACCGCATCATTGAAACTGGTGTATACTTCAACATCTTGTAAAAGCGCACCTTGTTCATGATCCTCTACTTCAAAAGTCACAGAGTATGTTGATGAAGGGTCATCAAAGTTAAAACTTTGTGCTGCTACATCCGCAGCTGCTGTAGTTGATCTAAAAACAGCTCCACGAGTTACTTCAGCGAAGACATCATCAATTGTCTTGTTGCTGGACTCGCAAGCAATGAAGCCTGTAGCTACCAGCGAAAGTATCATTATGTTCTTAATATATTTTTTCATTTTTTCTTTTTTTTAGTTTGATAATGGAAAACCAGCATCAGGATTGTTGTCCCAGAAAACTTTAGTAGTCACAGAAGTTTTTTGTGTAACAGTATTGTTGTTATTCGCATAAACTGCTGGATATAGGAAGGATCTAATATATGCACCCGGATCTGGTTCAAGATTTGGTTGTAAATCATTTGGATATCCAGTTCTTCTATAAAAGTTATAGGCATCTATACCGTTACCATAAAGTGCAACAAAAAATTCCTTAGCTATTAAATTAAGCTTTTCATCGCCTACTGCTGCTTCGTAAAGTGTGTCAACTTCATCAATATAATCGGTAACATCATCATCTGTTGGTGCTAAAGATAAATCTGCACCACTATCCAAATCACCGAATGCTAATGTTTTGTCCATTGATTTTTGAATTCCACTAAGTAAAAATGCTTTGGCTCCAGCAGCGTTATTGTTCGCATATGCCATTTCAGCTCTAAGGAAATCTACAGTTTGCGCTAAGAAAATTGGCATAATACCAGCGCCACCGCCACCTGTTCCTAAATTAACCGATGCAAACGTACTGTCATCGAATTCGCCACCTGCAGGGTATACACCGTACGTAGTCTTCAATTGACCATCTGGAGGAGTACCATCATCATCACCGTGATCTCTACCCCAATACCCATTAGGTAAATAGCAGAAAGTGAAACCGGCCATATGTGCTGGTGCAGGTTCTACACTACAAGATAAATTCTGTTGATTAGGACCATCTGAATCACTTGCACCTGGTGTAATAGGAGCTTGTCTGTAATAGTAGTATCTAATTCTTGGATCACTGATAGATTTATCGTTATCCATATAATTCATCAACCAGTTACTCATATAATCTTCAGAACCTTGCGGTGTGTAATTGTCAATGTAATTCGGATGTCTTGAATCAGGATTCACAACATTTGTTCCCCAAGTAAATTGAAAATCCTCATCAACAGAAGTGATATAATTACCGCTAGTGATAATAGCATTAAAAGCACCTGTAGCTCCTGCATCAACTAATCTGCTTTGAGCATAGATCTTTAACTTTAATGAGTTGGCTAATTTTGTCCATTTATCCCAATCACCACTATAGTAGTAATCATTGTCTGGATCTGCAGCATTATCGGTTGTCGTGAAATTTACTTTTGCAGCATCTAATAATTCTAATGCAGCAGCATAAATTGAAGCACCGCCATCTTGTGAAGGATTTAAGTTTTCTATTCCTTGTATCGCATCTGAGTAAGGTACATCACCATAAAAATCTACAAGAGTAACAATGGTAAAGGCTTGCATTACTTGACCCATACCAATGTGTCTTTTAAAATTAGCTTCATCGGCTAATGCATTCATAGCATTAATATCCGTAAGCATAGATGAATAAGCAAATCTCCATTCTGCATCTTGTGAAGCAGGTGAATAGGCTTGCTGATACAAACGAGTTCCCATTTGTTCTATGCGGGTAACTTGAGACCCGTTCGTTCCAAAGGCATCGTTAAACCTTGCAAATTCTTCTTGAACACGATTTAAATAAAAATCTGGTGTTGCTTGATCAGGACTAACCGCATTAGGGTCAGTAATCAGATTAAGTTCAGTAGTCTCACAAGAAAGGACAAGCCCCGCTGAGAAAAGTGTTAGAACTAAGTTTTTAATAAATATTTTCATTTTTCTTTTTTTTAAAATGTTGCTTTTATAGACATACCATATCTTCTAGAACCTGGACTGTTGATAAAGTCAAATCCTAATGCATTACCTACACCAACTCCAAGATTTTCTGCATCAAAATTAGTTCCTTCTGGAACATTAAGACTTTTAAACCAAAGATTTTGACCACTTAAAGTAAAACTTAGAGATCCAAAAGGTGTTTTATCAAGAGCTTTACTAGGTACAGAGTAACCTAAGCTAATTTCTCTTAAACGAAGTGTACTACCATCGTAAACCTGTAATTCCGAAGGTCCAAAAGCGACATTGGTGAAATAATAATCAGAATTGTTTATTTGTATCGTATTCACGGCACCATCAGCGGTAACTCCAGGAAGAATGAAAGTTGAAGCTCTATCTTGTACATCAGTAGTTAAACCTCTACCTACAAGAGCGGAAATCGTATTAGAATAAACATCACCACCATGTCTGTAAGAGATGTCAACGTTAAAAGAGAAATTTTTATAGTTAAATCCGTTACTTACGTTAAGTCTCCAGTCAGCATTTGGATCACCAATTTCAAATAAACCATTTTCTTCTACATAATCACCAGTACTGGCAACAACTTTGTTTCCAGCATCATCTCTTAAAACTCTACTACCCATAATAATACCGAAAGGTCTATTAGGTACAGCAAAGTTAGAAAGATCGGAGAAAAGACCACCTATGTTGATGTTGTCCGTATCTTGGCCTAAATCTACAACTGTAGATTCATCTGCAGTAAAGTTGGCATTTACATTCCAATTGAAACCTCCAGGGTTGTCATTTCTAAATAAGGTTACCCCTAAATCTGCTTCTACACCTTTTACTTGAACCTCTCCAATGTTTGTTACTGTACTGGTATATCCGGTTGAAGGATCTAATGGTTGTTCAGATATTAAATCAGTCGTATTCTTTTTGTAAACAGATACGTCTAAAGAAACCCTATTGTTTAAAAATCTAGACTCTACTCCAAATTCTAGTTCTTTTAATAACTCTGGACTTAGACCTGGGTTGGCCAATTCGTCATCCACTCTAATCGAGGATACCAAAGTACCATCCTTTAAGAATTCTCTTGTATCTAAGGATGCAGTTGCAGCTACAGGATATCCACCAAAGAAACCTGCAGAAGTACCGTAACCAGCTCTTAATTTCAAGAAATTAAGTCCGTTTTGCGATTGTAAACCGTCGATAAGGGCGGTTGGTAAAATTGACAAACTCGCAGATGGGTAAAATATTGAATTTTCAATGAAGTTAGAAACCCAATCATTTCTAGCCGCTAAAGTTAAATATGCAAAATTGTCATATCCAAATTCTGTTTGCGCATATACACCAATGATATTTTGAGTTTCATCTCTTTGTAAAGGATCAGTTCCATTAAGAGACGATTGCGAGGCAAAATTGTAATGCTTGAATACACCAAATATAGATTGTTGATCACTCGTAACCCCTTGTCTAGAAAATTCTGTTCTTCTAGAAGTAGCTCCTAAGTTAACGTTCATATCTAATTTTTCGGTCAATTGCCACATACCATTTAATTGTGCGGTATGATCCCAAATCGTGTTTTTGTTGTCATATGTTTGGTATCTACCTTGAATATACCCTTCTGCTCCACCTTTGTTCTGGCCAATTTCGTTACGTTCCGTATAGAAATCTAAACCAGTTCTCCAAAATACGTTTAAGTTATCGTTAATTTTGTAAGAGAATTGTGAGCTACCAAAAACCCTATTTGTCACCTGATTTGCAAAAGCATTTTCAGCAGTCCATCTTGGGTTTTGAATATCGTTACCACCTCTATAGTAAACACTTCTACCATCTATAGGGCTTTGGAATGGTAATCCCATTAAATCAACACTTCTTGGTGTAAAGAATAAATGACCAAAAACAGAAGAACCGTCACCTGTAGAACCATTACCTAAACTTGCAGCAATTGGTGGTGATTTAACATCACTTTTAGTAAAGTTCATTGTACCGTTCACAGTAAATCTATTACTTAATTCAGCTTTACCACCAACACTTATTGTTGTTCTTTGTAATTTGTTGCCAGGTGTAAAACCTTCGTCTCTTAAGTTACCAAAACTAGCACTGTAAGACACTTTACCATCCTCTGAAGCACCTGTAGCATTTACAGAGTTATTTGTTACCGTTCCCGTACGGAAGAAATCTTTTACACCATCATAAGGCTTGTACTCGTATGTCTGTCCTTGATATTCTGGAAATGCAGCACTAACACCTGCATTGTTAGAATAAGGGTGCTTTATTAAGATTGTACCTTGAGAATTAGTTCCTCTATATTTTGAGCCAAAACTATTAGCATCAGGAATATTAAAATCAGGACCCCAGTTACTGAAAAATTCACCATAAGCCTGATCAAACCCATTACCATATTGATCTTGATAATCTGGTAATGTAGAAATTTGGTTGTAGAAAAGGGAAGAAGTAACCGTTATTTCAGATTTTTTCTTACCACCGCCTGTTGAACCAGCTTTAGTAGTAATTAAAATTACACCGTTTCTACCTGCTGTACCATATAAGTTAGCCGCAGCTAAACCTTTTAATACGTTAACATTGGCAATGTTGTTCGGATCTAGATCTAAGAATCTACTTGAACCTACGTTACCATCAATAGCATCACCTTGTGCATTTGTGTCAGATGAAAAAGGAACACCATCTACAATAAAAAGAGGTTGGTTACCTCCAGAAATAGATGTAAAACCACGTATGATAATGTTCGTAGCAGAACCCGATACACCACTGGCAGCATTAATTAATACCCCAGATGCTTTACCGTTAAGTACTCTACCTACATCACCTTCTGCTTTTTGTTCTAAATCTTCTTCACCTACAGAAGAAACAGCATATCCAAGAGATTTTTTCTCTCTTTTAATACCTTGCGCCGTAACAACTACTTCTTCCAATGCTTGTGCATCTTCTTCCATAGCTACATTTACAGTGTTTCCTGCTCCAACTGCTTGGCGAACTGCTTTTTGTCCAATGTAGGTAAACAATAATGTTTGTCCTTGAGCAGCGGAAATTGAATAGTTACCATCAAAATCGGTCTGTGTACCAGTAGTGGTACCCACGACTACAATGTTAACCCCGGGCAAAGGAAGCCCTCCTTGATCAGTAACCGTACCGGATACTGTTTTTTGTTGTGCAAAAGAAATATGCACAACTAACGCTAGTAGTAACGTTAACAATCCATTTAGTTTTGTTCTCATTTTTAAATTATTTGAATTAGCTAGCGACAAACTTCATAATAAACTGTTAATAATGCAAGAGAATTTTAATAAAACTTTAAGAAGATGTTATAAATCGCGAAGTTACAGATTAAACACTGTCTATATTTATTAGTAAATAATATAACAGCCTTTGTTTTATTAAATTCATAATTTTTTAAAAAATATGGTAAAATCTTATATAAAATTTAAAGTTGTATTGTTTGGAGATAAACTATAAGGTTGCTTTATGGTACTTGTTTTTGAATGCGCGATTTCGACTGTTTTTAAAAAAAAATAAAAATAAATCGATTAGGATTTGAATTACTGTGATTTATTACTACATTTGCCGACCCTTAAAGTAGGGGTAATTTTTATATATTATTTAGTATGCCAACAATATCACAATTAGTACGAATAGGAAGAGAGACGATTACTAAGAAGAGTAAATCGGCTGCTTTGGATTCGTGTCCTCAGAGAAGGGGTGTTTGTACACGTGTTTATACTACTACACCAAAGAAGCCAAACTCAGCTATGAGAAAAGTAGCAAGGGTTAGGTTGACAAATGGTAAAGAAGTAAATGCTTACATTCCAGGAGAGGGTCACAATCTTCAAGAGCACTCGATAGTATTAGTAAGAGGCGGAAGAGTTAAAGATTTACCAGGGGTTAGGTATCATATTGTACGTGGTGCATTGGACACAGCAGGTGTGGCCGGTAGAACACAACGTAGATCAAAGTATGGTGCAAAAAGACCTAAGAAGTAATTAAACTTGTTTAAAAGGAAGTAATGAGAAAAAGACAGGCAAAGAAAAGACCACTTTTACCAGATCCAAGATTTAATGATCAGTTAGTGACGCGTTTCGTTAACATGATGATGTGGGATGGTAAGAAATCAGTAGCTTTTAGTGTATTTTACGATGCAATCGATATCGTTGATGCAAAAAAGACCGATGATGAAAAAACAGCTTTAGAGCTTTGGAAAGATGCATTAAGTAATGTAATGCCTCACGTAGAAGTAAGAAGTAGAAGAGTTGGTGGAGCTACGTTCCAAATTCCAATGCAAATTAGGCCGGACAGAAAAATATCTACTGCCATGAAATGGTTAATTAGTTATGCTAGAAAGCGTAATGAAAAAGGTATGTCTCAGAAATTAGCAGGTGAGATTCTAGCAGCGGCAAAAGAAGAAGGTGCGGCGGTTAAAAAAAGAACTGATACTCACAAAATGGCAGAGGCGAATAAGGCATTCTCTCACTTTAGATTCTAATCGGAAATGGCAAGAGATTTAAAATATACAAGAAATATTGGTATTGCAGCGCATATTGACGCTGGTAAAACTACGACTACCGAACGTATTCTTTTTTATACAGGGGTAAGTCATAAGTTGGGTGAAGTTCATGATGGCGCTGCTACTATGGACTGGATGGAGCAAGAGCAGGAGAGAGGTATTACAATTACTTCTGCGGCTACTACATGTGAATGGACATTTCCAAAAGAAAATGGTGAGCCTACCGAGGACGCTAAGGGTTATCATTTTAATATTATTGACACTCCGGGTCATGTTGATTTTACCGTAGAGGTTAATCGTTCGTTACGTGTATTGGATGGATTGGTGTTCCTATTTAGTGCGGTTGATGGTGTTGAGCCACAATCCGAAACTAACTGGAGACTGGCAGATAATTATAAGGTGCCAAGAATTGGTTTCGTTAATAAAATGGATCGTCAGGGTTCTAATTTTCTTAATGTATGTAAGCAGGTTAAGGAAATGCTAGGTTCCAATGCTGTGCCAATTGTACTTCCTATTGGTGATGAAGCTGATTTTAGGGGTATTGTTGATTTAGCAAAGAATAGAGCTATAGTATGGCACGAAGAAGGTTTTGGTGCTACTTTTGATGTTATTGACATTCCAGAAGATATGAAAGCAGAAGTTAAGGAGTATAGAGCTGCCTTAATTGAAGCTGTAGCGGAATATGATGAGGAGTTAATGGAGAAATTCTTCGAAGATGAAGATTCTATCACGGAGGAGGAAGTTCATGCTGCTTTAAGAGCTGCTGTTATGGATCGTGCGATCATACCTATGGTTTGTGGTTCTTCCTTTAAGAATAAAGGTGTTCAATTTTTATTGGATGCTGTTTGTAGATATTTACCTTCACCTGTGGATAAGGAAGCAATTGAAGGTACAAACCCAGATACTGGTTTAGCTGAAAAACGTAAGCCTAGTGTAAAGGAACCGTTTGCTGCGTTAGCTTTTAAAATTGCAACTGATCCGTTTGTAGGTAGATTAGCGTTTTTTAGAACCTATTCTGGTCGTTTAGATGCAGGTTCCTATATTTTGAACAATCGTTCAGGCAAAAAAGAACGTATCTCCCGTATTTATCAAATGCATTCAAATAAGCAAAATGCTATCGATTTTATTGAAGCTGGTGATATTGGAGCTGCTGTAGGATTTAAGGATATTAAGACTGGAGATACCATGTCTGATGAAAAGCATCCTATAGTTTTGGAGAGTATGAATTTTCCAGAACCAGTTATTGGTATTGCTGTTGAGCCTAAAACTAAGGCTGATGTGGATAAATTGGGTATGGCTTTGTCAAAGTTGGCTGAAGAAGACCCTACTTTTCAGGTAAAAACTGATGAAGCTTCTGGACAAACTATTATTTCTGGAATGGGCGAGCTACACCTAGATATTATTGTAGATCGTTTAAGAAGAGAGTTTAAAGTAGAGGTTAATCAAGGTGAACCTCAGGTTGAGTACAAAGAAGCATTGACTAAGACGGCTTCACACAGAGAAACTTACAAGAAGCAATCTGGTGGTCGTGGTAAGTTTGGTGATATTGTATTTGAAATGGGTCCTGCTGATGAGGATTTTACAGGCGAAGGATTACAGTTCGTAGATGAAATTAAAGGTGGTCGTATTCCAAAAGAATTTATTCCAGCGGTGGAGAAAGGGTTTGCTGCAGCAATGCAAAACGGACCTTTGGCCGGTTATGAAATGGATACCATGAAAGTAGTTCTTAAGGATGGTTCTTTCCACGCTGTGGATTCGGATGCGCTTTCTTTTGAGCTGGCTGCAAAAATGGGTTACAAGGCTGCGGGTAAAGCTGCAGGTGCTGTGATTATGGAGCCAATAATGAAACTAGAAGTTATTACTCCTGAGGAAAATATGGGTGATATCGTAGGGGATTTAAATAGACGTAGAGGAACAATTGGTAATATGAGCGATAGAGCGGGTGCTAAGGTCGTTAAAGGTACTGTGCCATTATCTGAAATGTTTGGTTATGTAACTTCTTTAAGAACATTATCTTCAGGTCGTGCGACTTCAACAATGGAATTTTCACACTACGCAGAGACGCCTTCCAATATTTCAGCGGAAGTAATAAAGGCAGCAAAAGGTATAACAGCATAAATTTAAGACATGAGTCAAAAAATTAGAATAAAACTAAAATCTTACGATCATAATTTAGTAGATAAATCTGCTGAGAAGATTGTAAAGACGGTAAAGACTACTGGTGCTGTTGTAACAGGACCAATTCCTTTACCAACACATAAGAAAATTTTCACGGTTTTGCGTTCACCTCACGTGAATAAAAAATCAAGAGAGCAGTTTCAATTAAGTTCTTACAAGAGATTGTTGGATATTTATAGCTCTTCATCTAAAACTATTGATGCACTTATGAAGTTAGAACTTCCAAGTGGGGTAGAAGTAGAGATTAAAGTATAATTTATTATCTATCTCAATTTGGGGTAGAGGACATGTCCGGAGCTGCGTGCGAAGGAAAAATGGAAAAGATAATTTAGGGTTAAATTATTTTGACCCTATTTTTTTGAAAAGTATTTAAATAAGTAATAATTAATATAAATAAGTATGTCTGGGTTAATAGGAAAGAAAATAGGCATGACTAGTATATTTGACGAAAATGGAAAAAATATTCCATGTACCGTTATTGAAGCTGGACCATGTGTAGTTACCCAAGTCAGAACCGAAGGGGTTGACGGGTATAGTGCTCTTCAGCTTGGTTTCGATGACAAGGCAGAAAGTCGTGCTAATAAGGCTGAATTGGGCCATTTTAAAAAAGCAGGAACTTCTCCTAAGAAAAAAGTCGTTGAATTCCAAGATTTTGAAGGTGATTTTAAATTAGGAGACACCATTGGTGTTGATGTTTTTGTTGAAGGCGAATTCGTAGATGTTATTGGTACATCTAAAGGAAAAGGTTTTCAGGGTGTTGTAAAACGTCACGGTTTTGGTGGGGTTGGTCAAGCAACACACGGTCAGCATAACAGACTTAGGGCTCCAGGTTCTATTGGTGCTGCTTCATATCCTGCAAGAGTATTTAAAGGTATGAAAATGGCTGGTAGAATGGGTACGGATCGTGTAACGGTTCAGAACCTTAGAGTTTTAAAAGTAGTTCCAGAAAAGAATCTTTTAGTAGTAAAAGGTTGTGTTCCGGGCCATAAGAATGCTTATGTAACTATACAAAGGTGGATGTAATGAAAATAGCAGTTTTAGATATTAACGGAAAAGACACAGGTAGAAAGGCAAACCTTTCTGATGATGTTTTCGCTATAGAGCCTAATGAGCACGCAGTTTACTTAGATGTTAAGCAATATTTAGCTCATCAAAGACAAGGTACGCACAAGGCAAAAGAAAGAGCAGAGATTGCAGGTAGTACAAGAAAGATTAAAAAACAAAAAGGTACTGGTACGGCCAGAGCTGGTAGTATTAAATCTCCTGTATTTAGAGGTGGTGGTAGAATTTTTGGACCAAGACCTAGAGATTATGCTCAAAAACTAAATAAAAATTTAAAGCGTTTGGCAAGAAAATCGGCATTGACTTTAAAGTCTAAAGAAAATGCAATTTTGGTAGTTGAAGACTTTGATTTTGATACTCCTAAGACTAAAGATTTCGTACAAGTTTTAAAGGCTTTTGGTCTTGAAAACAAAAAATCTTTAATAGTGTTGGGTGATTCAAATAAAGGTGTATATTTGTCTTCGCGTAATTTTAAAGGTTCTGAAGTTATAACTAACTCAGAATTAAGTACTTACAAGATTCTTAATGCAAATAGTGTTGTGTTGTTAGAAGGCTCTTTGGAAGGAATTGAATCGAATTTAAATAAATAATAAGATCATGAGTGTGTTAATAAAGCCAATTATAACGGAAAAGATGACTGCTGATAGCGAGTTGAACAACCGTTATGGATTCGTAGTTAACCCTAAGGCAAATAAATTGCAAATTAAAGATGCAGTTGAGGCTACTTATGGTGTTTCTGTGAAAAAGGTTCGTACAATGAATTACGGTCCTTCAAGAAAATCCAGATATACAAAAACTGGTGTGCAGCACGGTAAGACAAATGCTATTAAAAAGGCAATTGTTGATGTTGTAGAGGGAGATATAATCGATTTATATAGTAATCTATAAAGACAAGAAATGTCAGTTAGAAAATTAAAACCAATCACTCCAGGACAGCGTTTTAGAGTAGTAAACGGATTTGACGCCGTTACTGCTGATAAGCCGGAGAAGAGCTTGCTTGCTCCGTTAAAAAAGTCCGGAGGTAGAAACAGTCAAGGAAAAATGACCATGCGCCAAAAAGGCGGAGGTCATAAGAGAAGGTATCGTGTAATAGATTTTAAGAGAGACAAGCAAGATGTGCTTGCTACTGTTAAAACCATAGAGTACGATCCTAATAGAACTGCATTTATTGCTCTATTGGAATATGCTGATGGGGAAAAGAGATATGTTGTTGCTCAAAATGGTTTGCAGGTTGATCAGCAAATATCATCTGGTTCTTCTGTAGCTCCTGAAATCGGGAATGCATTGCCGTTAAGTGAAATTCCTTTAGGTACTATTATTTCGTGTATTGAATTAAGGCCTGGTCAAGGTGCTGTTATGGCGCGTAGTGCGGGTACATTTGCTCAGCTTATGGCAAAGGATGGTAAATTTGTTACTGTTAAAATGCCTTCTGGTGAAACAAGATTAATTCTTTCTGGGTGTTTAGCAACCATTGGTGCTGTGTCTA
The genomic region above belongs to Maribacter hydrothermalis and contains:
- a CDS encoding SusD/RagB family nutrient-binding outer membrane lipoprotein; translated protein: MKIFIKNLVLTLFSAGLVLSCETTELNLITDPNAVSPDQATPDFYLNRVQEEFARFNDAFGTNGSQVTRIEQMGTRLYQQAYSPASQDAEWRFAYSSMLTDINAMNALADEANFKRHIGMGQVMQAFTIVTLVDFYGDVPYSDAIQGIENLNPSQDGGASIYAAALELLDAAKVNFTTTDNAADPDNDYYYSGDWDKWTKLANSLKLKIYAQSRLVDAGATGAFNAIITSGNYITSVDEDFQFTWGTNVVNPDSRHPNYIDNYTPQGSEDYMSNWLMNYMDNDKSISDPRIRYYYYRQAPITPGASDSDGPNQQNLSCSVEPAPAHMAGFTFCYLPNGYWGRDHGDDDGTPPDGQLKTTYGVYPAGGEFDDSTFASVNLGTGGGGAGIMPIFLAQTVDFLRAEMAYANNNAAGAKAFLLSGIQKSMDKTLAFGDLDSGADLSLAPTDDDVTDYIDEVDTLYEAAVGDEKLNLIAKEFFVALYGNGIDAYNFYRRTGYPNDLQPNLEPDPGAYIRSFLYPAVYANNNNTVTQKTSVTTKVFWDNNPDAGFPLSN
- a CDS encoding SusC/RagA family TonB-linked outer membrane protein, which produces MRTKLNGLLTLLLALVVHISFAQQKTVSGTVTDQGGLPLPGVNIVVVGTTTGTQTDFDGNYSISAAQGQTLLFTYIGQKAVRQAVGAGNTVNVAMEEDAQALEEVVVTAQGIKREKKSLGYAVSSVGEEDLEQKAEGDVGRVLNGKASGVLINAASGVSGSATNIIIRGFTSISGGNQPLFIVDGVPFSSDTNAQGDAIDGNVGSSRFLDLDPNNIANVNVLKGLAAANLYGTAGRNGVILITTKAGSTGGGKKKSEITVTSSLFYNQISTLPDYQDQYGNGFDQAYGEFFSNWGPDFNIPDANSFGSKYRGTNSQGTILIKHPYSNNAGVSAAFPEYQGQTYEYKPYDGVKDFFRTGTVTNNSVNATGASEDGKVSYSASFGNLRDEGFTPGNKLQRTTISVGGKAELSNRFTVNGTMNFTKSDVKSPPIAASLGNGSTGDGSSVFGHLFFTPRSVDLMGLPFQSPIDGRSVYYRGGNDIQNPRWTAENAFANQVTNRVFGSSQFSYKINDNLNVFWRTGLDFYTERNEIGQNKGGAEGYIQGRYQTYDNKNTIWDHTAQLNGMWQLTEKLDMNVNLGATSRRTEFSRQGVTSDQQSIFGVFKHYNFASQSSLNGTDPLQRDETQNIIGVYAQTEFGYDNFAYLTLAARNDWVSNFIENSIFYPSASLSILPTALIDGLQSQNGLNFLKLRAGYGTSAGFFGGYPVAATASLDTREFLKDGTLVSSIRVDDELANPGLSPELLKELEFGVESRFLNNRVSLDVSVYKKNTTDLISEQPLDPSTGYTSTVTNIGEVQVKGVEADLGVTLFRNDNPGGFNWNVNANFTADESTVVDLGQDTDNINIGGLFSDLSNFAVPNRPFGIIMGSRVLRDDAGNKVVASTGDYVEENGLFEIGDPNADWRLNVSNGFNYKNFSFNVDISYRHGGDVYSNTISALVGRGLTTDVQDRASTFILPGVTADGAVNTIQINNSDYYFTNVAFGPSELQVYDGSTLRLREISLGYSVPSKALDKTPFGSLSFTLSGQNLWFKSLNVPEGTNFDAENLGVGVGNALGFDFINSPGSRRYGMSIKATF
- the rpsL gene encoding 30S ribosomal protein S12; translated protein: MPTISQLVRIGRETITKKSKSAALDSCPQRRGVCTRVYTTTPKKPNSAMRKVARVRLTNGKEVNAYIPGEGHNLQEHSIVLVRGGRVKDLPGVRYHIVRGALDTAGVAGRTQRRSKYGAKRPKK
- the rpsG gene encoding 30S ribosomal protein S7, encoding MRKRQAKKRPLLPDPRFNDQLVTRFVNMMMWDGKKSVAFSVFYDAIDIVDAKKTDDEKTALELWKDALSNVMPHVEVRSRRVGGATFQIPMQIRPDRKISTAMKWLISYARKRNEKGMSQKLAGEILAAAKEEGAAVKKRTDTHKMAEANKAFSHFRF
- the fusA gene encoding elongation factor G, yielding MARDLKYTRNIGIAAHIDAGKTTTTERILFYTGVSHKLGEVHDGAATMDWMEQEQERGITITSAATTCEWTFPKENGEPTEDAKGYHFNIIDTPGHVDFTVEVNRSLRVLDGLVFLFSAVDGVEPQSETNWRLADNYKVPRIGFVNKMDRQGSNFLNVCKQVKEMLGSNAVPIVLPIGDEADFRGIVDLAKNRAIVWHEEGFGATFDVIDIPEDMKAEVKEYRAALIEAVAEYDEELMEKFFEDEDSITEEEVHAALRAAVMDRAIIPMVCGSSFKNKGVQFLLDAVCRYLPSPVDKEAIEGTNPDTGLAEKRKPSVKEPFAALAFKIATDPFVGRLAFFRTYSGRLDAGSYILNNRSGKKERISRIYQMHSNKQNAIDFIEAGDIGAAVGFKDIKTGDTMSDEKHPIVLESMNFPEPVIGIAVEPKTKADVDKLGMALSKLAEEDPTFQVKTDEASGQTIISGMGELHLDIIVDRLRREFKVEVNQGEPQVEYKEALTKTASHRETYKKQSGGRGKFGDIVFEMGPADEDFTGEGLQFVDEIKGGRIPKEFIPAVEKGFAAAMQNGPLAGYEMDTMKVVLKDGSFHAVDSDALSFELAAKMGYKAAGKAAGAVIMEPIMKLEVITPEENMGDIVGDLNRRRGTIGNMSDRAGAKVVKGTVPLSEMFGYVTSLRTLSSGRATSTMEFSHYAETPSNISAEVIKAAKGITA
- the rpsJ gene encoding 30S ribosomal protein S10, producing MSQKIRIKLKSYDHNLVDKSAEKIVKTVKTTGAVVTGPIPLPTHKKIFTVLRSPHVNKKSREQFQLSSYKRLLDIYSSSSKTIDALMKLELPSGVEVEIKV
- the rplC gene encoding 50S ribosomal protein L3 translates to MSGLIGKKIGMTSIFDENGKNIPCTVIEAGPCVVTQVRTEGVDGYSALQLGFDDKAESRANKAELGHFKKAGTSPKKKVVEFQDFEGDFKLGDTIGVDVFVEGEFVDVIGTSKGKGFQGVVKRHGFGGVGQATHGQHNRLRAPGSIGAASYPARVFKGMKMAGRMGTDRVTVQNLRVLKVVPEKNLLVVKGCVPGHKNAYVTIQRWM